In the bacterium HR34 genome, one interval contains:
- the rplJ gene encoding 50S ribosomal protein L10, translating into MPKTREQKQKVLEQLKENFQKQKIAVFVDFKSTATKDIEALKKDLKKVNAIFTVVKKTLVGLALKYFNIPFDRKKYEGQFGLILGFEDEIEPVKIISKISKKLKKLNILGGIFAGELKEKQEIEALAALPSKKELQGKLIWLLSYPISGFQNVLQGNMRKLVMALSEIQKKKQ; encoded by the coding sequence ATGCCAAAAACAAGAGAACAAAAACAAAAAGTATTAGAACAGTTAAAAGAAAATTTTCAGAAACAAAAAATCGCTGTTTTTGTTGACTTTAAGAGTACGGCAACAAAAGATATAGAGGCGCTAAAAAAGGACTTAAAAAAAGTAAATGCTATATTCACAGTTGTTAAAAAAACTCTTGTAGGATTAGCTTTAAAATATTTTAATATTCCTTTTGATAGAAAAAAATATGAGGGGCAATTTGGTTTGATTTTAGGTTTCGAAGATGAAATAGAACCTGTAAAAATAATTTCTAAAATATCAAAAAAACTTAAAAAACTTAATATTTTAGGAGGAATTTTTGCAGGAGAATTAAAAGAAAAACAAGAAATAGAGGCTTTAGCAGCCTTGCCCAGTAAAAAAGAACTTCAAGGAAAACTTATTTGGCTTCTTTCTTATCCAATTTCAGGCTTCCAAAATGTTCTGCAAGGTAATATGAGAAAATTAGTTATGGCTTTATCTGAGATACAAAAGAAAAAACAATAA